From Deltaproteobacteria bacterium CG2_30_66_27, the proteins below share one genomic window:
- a CDS encoding riboflavin synthase subunit alpha: DTIAEGDSVSVSGVCLTVTRKGAGTFTADVSKETLSKTTLGGMRSGSKVNLERALTLSGRLGGHIVYGHVDGTGKIREIRPLGEARVFHIQADPSIMKSMVYKGAVTVDGVSLTVSAVRRDGFELAIIPITLERTTLGAVRAGERVNLETDIVGKYVLKSLESGGGGVTLDFLKDHGYS; this comes from the coding sequence GGACACGATCGCGGAGGGGGATTCCGTATCCGTGTCGGGGGTCTGCCTGACCGTGACACGGAAGGGGGCGGGGACGTTCACCGCGGACGTGTCGAAGGAGACGCTCTCGAAGACGACGCTCGGCGGGATGCGTTCCGGATCGAAGGTCAACCTGGAGCGGGCGCTCACCCTGTCGGGGCGGTTGGGGGGGCACATCGTCTACGGCCACGTCGACGGGACCGGCAAAATCCGCGAAATCCGCCCGCTGGGGGAAGCCCGGGTATTCCATATCCAGGCCGATCCTTCTATAATGAAGTCCATGGTTTACAAGGGGGCGGTGACCGTCGACGGCGTCAGTCTCACAGTGAGCGCCGTCCGCCGGGACGGATTCGAACTGGCCATCATCCCGATCACCCTCGAACGGACGACCCTCGGGGCCGTCCGGGCCGGGGAGCGGGTCAACCTCGAGACCGACATCGTCGGGAAGTACGTCCTCAAGAGCCTCGAAAGCGGCGGGGGGGGCGTCACGCTGGATTTCCTGAAGGATCACGGGTATTCGTGA